Genomic DNA from Trichoderma asperellum chromosome 5, complete sequence:
AAAAGTTCGTCCTCCGCTCTTGGCATAGCTACAATGGCAGCTATCCCGCTAGCAGGTGGCCTTGGTCTttctctgctgcttgcttCGGATAGACGCATCAACCTTCCTGCCGCCTTGACCAATATCTCTCATCTCCCTCAGCTATCATCACACTGGCTTCCGGCCGCTCATTTGCCACAAGGAGGATTTGCAAACGGATTTATTGCCGCTTCCCTCTTTTGCGCCACTGTTGGGGGTGTTATTGGATCTCAACTATCTAAATTCACTGAGATTGAGTCAGGCTTCACCAAATATCCCCCGCACATCAAGAGCAAGAATATGGTAAAGCCCAACCCAAATCTCGCCAGAGGCTGGTTGGAGCCTAAGGGATACAAAGGTCTTCCTCTAATTAGAAAGGATGTGTTGTCACCAAacgtctttctctttgtcttccaATTACCCAACCAAAACGATGTTATTGGTATCCCTATCGGCCAGCATGTAGCTATTAAAGCGACTATCGATGGAGCAGATGTCTCAAGGTCATATACTCCAGTTTCAAATAACACCGACCTGGGAAAACTGGAGTTGGTCATCAAGTGTTACCCGGACGGTCAACTTACCGGAAAATACCTTGCAAATCTTAAGATTGGCGACAAGGTTCTCTTCCGCGGTCCAAAGGGCGCAATGAGATACAAAAAAGGCCTTTGCAAGAAGATAGGAATGATTGCAGGAGGAACTGGCATTACGCCCATGTATCAACTTATTCGTGCAATCTGCGAAGACGATACAGATACGACCGAGATCAGCTTGATCTATGCCAACCGCACCGAAGAGGATATTCTTCTTCGTAAAGAGCTTGATACTTTTGCCAGAAACTATCCTAAGAACCTCAAGATCTGGTACATGCTAGACCAGCCTCCACAGAAGTGGCCGTACGGCAAAGGTTTCGTCACACAAGCTGTCATGACTTCTAAGCTACCTAAGTCGTCTCCTGATACCAAGGTTATGCTGTGCGGGCCTCCTGGAATGGTGAATGCCTCAAAGAAGGCATTGGTGGCTATGGGCTTCGAAGCGCCAGGAGCTGTTTCAAAGATTACAGATCAAATCTTCTGCTtctaaaactatacttatagTGAACGCATTTATGCTCTTGctataatagacttttaTTTTCCTGACACatatatagatagatacatatatagacctttttctttgagTGATATCGACAATTCCTTTTCTCCTAACACTACATTTTACATTTCCCAGCTATGTGCTCGATATAAACAAGTATTCAAGAGTAAATAAAATCTAAGTATATTACTCAGTGCGACTATTAATGGAAAATTCACACTCTCAAGCTCATTTACCAAGGCTTCTCATAGTCTGCAATAAATGCATCACGTATGACACCCACGCCTTGCCGTACCCTATTCAAACCCAGTCTCGCATCAAATGGATTAACAGCGTGTCCATATAAAAACTCATTAACCTCCTTCTCGAGCCAAACAGCCTGTCCATCTCTATAATATGGTTTGCGAGGCAAGGCAATCTTGAATCTGGGTCGAATCTCCCGTTCTTGCCAGCGGAGAATTCGGCGTATATCACTAAGCAGGCTGCGATAATCTCCATTATCGGAAAATATTAAACGACCGAGCTCAAGTGAAGACAGTGTTGGTGGAATTTTGGCTAAAAATGAGAGCAGTTCGACCTTTTTGACAGATAAATTCCATAGCCTGAGATGCTGAAGCCGGGGCCAGCGATCAATGGGAAGATACGTCTCCAGCAACGGGGGCGAATCTCCTTCATCGACAATGTCCGGATCTGTGTCAGCCGCAAAGGAAAAATGCTCCAAATCCACAGCCTTAGCTAGAGCACGACGCAACAGGCCGCTACGAAAAGCTGGCCAGCTCAATTGCTGCTGTCCGTCAATGTGGAGTGAAAGATCGAAGCGCCGAAGGCCAGGATGCTTAAGTACCGACACTATGTCATTGTACGCTTTGCATCGTTGCTCAAAAAGACGACAGTTAAGCCCAGTGAGAAGCTGATTTGAGTCAATGAGAAACT
This window encodes:
- a CDS encoding uncharacterized protein (TransMembrane:1 (i108-130o)), whose translation is MQEYTLEDVAVHKTREDLWVVIQGKVYDVSKYVRDHPGGVDVLIEVAGTDATAAYEEAGHSEDADEILKSFLVGTIKDYVQKSSPAKTVRLVQRTVEDTKPTKSSSSALGIATMAAIPLAGGLGLSLLLASDRRINLPAALTNISHLPQLSSHWLPAAHLPQGGFANGFIAASLFCATVGGVIGSQLSKFTEIESGFTKYPPHIKSKNMVKPNPNLARGWLEPKGYKGLPLIRKDVLSPNVFLFVFQLPNQNDVIGIPIGQHVAIKATIDGADVSRSYTPVSNNTDLGKLELVIKCYPDGQLTGKYLANLKIGDKVLFRGPKGAMRYKKGLCKKIGMIAGGTGITPMYQLIRAICEDDTDTTEISLIYANRTEEDILLRKELDTFARNYPKNLKIWYMLDQPPQKWPYGKGFVTQAVMTSKLPKSSPDTKVMLCGPPGMVNASKKALVAMGFEAPGAVSKITDQIFCF